The Chryseobacterium shigense region TGGCCATCATCTATTGTTTCTGTCCACTTCTGTTGTGATTCATTCATTTGTGTATTTTTTTGCAAATTTAAAATATTTAATTCTTATTCGGACTTTTTGGTGATGAAAAATTCGTCATATAATTTCAAAAACAACAACGAATATATTGAAATTTGTTATTATGAACAAAAAACTACCAGCTATAAAGCCAATAGTTTTTTAAATTTATAATGTGAATTATTATTTGTTCAGAATATTTCCGTCATTAATTACGGCATTATTCACTACGCCTGGAATCCGTTAACGGCTTCTATAATGGCCTGGATCTCTTTTTCCTCTAAAACAGAAGAAATCGGAAGGCTCAGTACTTCTTCATGCATTTTTTCGGTAACAGGGAATGAAAGGTGGTTATATTCTTTGTAAGCTTCCTGTTTATGCGGCGGAATAGGATAGTGGATAATAGTACCGATCCCTTTTTCCGTTAAATAGGCCTGAAGCTCATCCCTGTTTTCTGTTCTTATCACAAAAACATGCCATACGTGCTCGTTTTCATCGGCAGGATTTTCGGGAAGGATGATTTTTGGATTGTTGATCCCGGAAATGAATTTTTTAGCAATTTCTCTTCGGGTTCCGTTTTCGTGGCCAATATATTTCAGCTTCACATCCAGAACAGCGGCCTGAATTTCATCCAGCCTTGAATTTAATCCTTTGTAAGTGTTTACATATTTCTGGTTTGAACCATAGTTGGCAATAGCACGGATAGCCTCAAATACATCTTTGTCATTTGTAGTTACCGCTCCTGCATCCCCTAAAGCTCCCAGGTTTTTTCCAGGATAAAAGCTGAAACCTGCAGCATCACCCAGATTTCCTGATTTAATGCCTTTCCATTCTGCGCCAATAGCCTGTGCATTGTCTTCTACAATCTTTAGATTATGCTTTGCGGCTATATTTTTAAGCTCTTCTGAAAAAACAATTCTTCCCTGAAGGTGAACGATAAGGATGGCTTTTGTTTTCGGCGTTATTTTTTCTTCAATTTTTGAGATGTCGATATTATAAGTACTGGCATCCGGCTCTACAAATACAGGAACGAGTCCGTTGTCGGACAAGGCCAGAACGGAAGCAATATAAGTATTGGCGGGTACTATAACTTCATCACCGGGCTGCATGATTCCCAGTTCAATATAAGCTCTGAAGATAAGACGAAGGGCGTCCAGACCGTTGGCAACTCCCAATGCATATTCTGAACCTATATATGATGCCAGGTTGGTCTCAAAGTTTTTAAGCTCGCTTCCCAGCAAATACCATCCGCTTCGGAAAACGCTCAGAAGTTTGTTCTCAATTTCTTCCTGATGCTTAAGGTTTATTTTTTTTAAATCTAAAAAATTAATCATTTTCGTAACCGTTTTTTAATTTCCAATTTTCAAACCCTTCCTCTTCCCAAGGCATGTTTCTTGAGAAATTATAAGGCCAGGGGTAATGGGACTTATCTGCATTTCTTGATTTGAGCTCACGTACATCCTTGATTTTTTTTGCCGGATTTCCAATAACCAGAGAATAATCGTCATATTTTCCTCCTACCAGAGATTGGGCTCCTACTAAACAATGTTTTCCTATCTCTGCAGCTGGCAGAAGAACTGTACCCACAGCAATTTGGGAAAAATCACCCACAGTAGGGCCTGTGCAGATATCTGAAGGAGGGGTCGGATCATTAGTAAAGACGACATAGGGATAAATAAATACATAATTTCCTATTTTAGATTGCTGCCCAATGTGCACATTGCTGTGCAGCCAGCAGTTGTCTCCAAATTCTACATATCCCTGAATATCGGATACAGTTCCGATTCTGCAGTTATTCCCAAACTTCGAATGTTCTCTTATTGTTACACGATGCCCCGTGGAAAAATTCTTTCCAAAAACAGAGCCTGCATAAATAATACTGTGGCTTCTGATGAAAGCACCTTCGTTTAATATTGTTTCAGGGTTTTCATAGCCGCTGTTAAAGTAGTAATCATTGATTGGTTCACCTATTATACAATCATTGCAGATAATAGAATTATCACCGATTATTACATTGTCATAAATAACAGTGTTGTCGCCTATTCTGACATTTTTGCCAATTGTAGCTTTCTCACTAATATATACATTCCTGTTATTGAATTTCATATTTTTTTAGTTATAACGATTGTTGAATTCTTTACCTTTCTTTTGTAGTCCTTTTAAAGCTTTCATAATCTCTGAAATAGTCTTCTTCGTCATATACTTCCGAAGCCAGACATAGCAACACTGCATTATGCGAAAACTGAATGTCTCTCCATACAAGTTTGGGAATGTATAAGCCTTTTGTAGGATGATCTAAAGTAAAAGTTTCCTTGTTGCCGTCTTTGTCCTCCGTATTAAAGGTAATGGTTCCTGAAACAGCAAAGATAAACTGCTGCAGTGCTTTATGGGCATGTCCTCCTCTTGTTACATCATGAGGTGTATAATAGGTCCAGTAGACTCTCTTTATCTCAAAAGGAACATTTTTTTGCGTTTCGGCAATAGTAATATAACCCAGCTGTGATGATCCTATTTTATCGAATGTGATAATTTGTGGTTTATTGTATTCCATTAATGTCTATAAAATTCTTTAAGCCCTCAAAGTTAATTATAAAATTACTATCGGGGCACAGCCTGATGCTGCCATCTGCCTGTATATGAAATTTACATTATGTACTTGCTTCGGATTAAAGAAAGGTACTGTATTTTTGTAACGTAAACGCTGATGTTATTTTCTGACAAGTTGTTTCAGATATTCACCATAACCACTTTTTCCGTATTTTTCAGCGGTTTCAAGCAGCTTTTCTTCGTTGATGAATTTATTTCTGAAAGCAATTTCCTCAATGCACCCGATCTTGAATCCCTGTCTTTTTTCAATAACGCTTACAAATTCAGAGGCATCGTTCAGGGAATCAAATGTTCCGGTATCCAGCCAGGCTGTACCTCTGTCCAGAACGCCTACTTCAAGTTTTCCTTTGTTTAAATAAACGTTGTTTACATCCGTAATTTCAAGTTCTCCTCTTGTGGAAGGCTGAATGTTTTTTGCAATTTCCACCACTTCATTATCATAGAAGTAAAGGCCGGGAACTGCATAATTCGATTTTGGGTGTAAAGGCTTCTCTTCAATAGAAATGGCTTTAAGATTATCATCGAATTCTACAACACCATATCTTTCCGGATCGGACACATGATAGGCAAAAACCACCCCTCCATCAGGATTGGTTTTTTCTTTTAAGAGTGTTCCCATTCCAGAACCATAGAAAATGTTATCTCCCAATACCAATGCAACAGGATCATTACCAATGAATTTGTCTCCTAAAATAAAGGCCTGTGCTAATCCGTCCGGGCTCGGCTGTACAACATACTCGATGTTGCATCCGATCTGAGAGCCGTCACCTAAAAGTTTAATGAAACCCGGCTGATCGTGAGGAGTTGTAATGATCAGAATATCTTTAATTCCTGCCAACAGCAAAGTTGAAAGCGGATAATAGATCATCGGCTTATCGTACACAGGCATCAGCTGCTTGCTTACTGCAATTGTTAGAGGGTAAAGTCTTGTTCCGGAGCCTCCGGCTAAAATGATACCTTTCATCTTTTGTGTTTGTTAGTTATACTGATTTTCGTAGTATTTCTGGTAATCACCGCTGGTTACGTTCTCAAGCCATTCTTTATTCTCAAGATACCAGTCAATGGTTTTCGAAAGTCCTTCTTCAAAAGTTACAGATGGTTTCCAGCCTAAATCTTTATTAAGTTTGGTTGCATCAATGGCGTAACGCTTATCGTGCCCCGGTCTGTCTTTTACGAAAGTAATTAATTTTTCAGAATAACCTTCCTGTTTTCCAAGTTTGGAATCCATTTGCTTGATCAGTTCTTTTACAAGATCAATATTCTGCCATTCGTTGAAGCCTCCGATATTGTAAGTTTCACCGGTTCTGGCTTCATTAAAGATCTGGTGGATACCTTTTGCGTGATCTATTACAAATAACCAGTCTCTTGTATATTTTCCGTCACCGTAAATTGGCAATGGCCTTTCATTGATGATATTTGAAATACAAAGCGGAATCAGTTTTTCTGGAAAATGATTCGGCCCATAATTGTTTGAACAGTTGGAGATGATGAACGGCATTCCGTAAGTATTTCCATATGCTCTTACCAAATGATCGGAAGCTGCTTTTGATGCGGAATATGGAGATTGCGGATCGTAAGCGGTAGTTTCCAGGAAGAAACCTGTTTCACCAAGGCTTCCATATACTTCGTCTGTAGAAACGTGGTAGAACAAATTGGTTCTTTTTTCGTCAGGAAATCTTCCGTGTGTATGATCCGGATTCAAAGTCCAGAATTCTTTACACAAATTAAGAAGGTTGGCGGTTCCGTTTACGTTCGTATTGATGAAGGCCATAGGATCCGTGATGCTCCTGTCTACATGGCTTTCTGCTGCCAGGTGTACTACTGCATCAGGATTGTATTTTTCAAATACCTTTCTTAATTCTTCAGGTTTTGTAATGTCTGCTTTTTCGAAAACATAATTAGGTTCATTTTCAATGTCCTTAAGGTTTTCCAAATTTCCGGCATAGGTAAGTGCATCAAGATTAATGATGGTTGTGTCCGGGTTATTTTTTACAAATTCCCTTACAACGTGAGAACCTATGAATCCGGCGCCACCGGTAATAATTATATTTTTCATATTAGTTTATATCCTGTTTATAATTATGAGTATGTAGTTTAATGATTGTTTTTATTCTTGTCAAATCAAAAATGTCTCCTTTGGAAACAATGTTAACATCATCAAATAGTTCAGATAAATTTTTGTTTTTAATGAGGTTTTTATTTTCAACATAACTTTCGAAAACACCGTTGTTTTTCAAAAAATCAATATCTGCTTTTCTATGCCCTGGTCTTGATCCTGTTCCTCCATAGTTTTTGGTATAATAGGTAACGAATGGACTTGCTAAACCCATCGGATCCAGGTAATATGCATTATACTGGTTGTTTGAAACCATCAGAGGCTCATGAAGCATGGAATAGCAATAATCTACAAAGGTAACTTTGGGATTAGGTTTAATATACCGAAACTTCATTTCCGGAAAATTGCTCGGAGGTTTGAGGTAAAACGCTCTCTCGTCCGATACCCAATATCTTCCTTTTGTTAGTTTGTCCTCATATAGTTTTATCACGGGAAGAAAATAAAATATAATGCCTGCAACTATCAGTCCAGGAGTATAAATTTTAAAGAAATTATTTTTATACTCGCTGAGGTTTCTTTCTGCAATAAATTCTATGATGGTGATAATACATAACGGGATTAGCGGGGTAAATAGTCTGCCAAGCATATAATCTCTTACTATAAAAATATATATCAGGTAAGAAAAGATACCTAAAAATATTCTTTTGTTTGCAATAAAAGATGTGTATAATCCTAAGATTATGATTAGGAACATCGGTTTGCTCTCAAATAGATTTTTTCTGGAGTAATATAATGATTGATTAAAATCAAGATTAGCTTTAAGATAAAAGCTATTGGGGAAGATATTGCCAAAATATAAAAATGAGAAAACAAACCAAAGAATTACAATGAGAGCCATGATTTGAAAACCCGGTGTGATTTTATTCCTGAATAAATAATAAAGCATTGTAGGTGCTATTATCAGTAAAAAATCATATCTGGTCAGAAAAACAAGTGCTGCTGCAACAGGTAACCAAAAAATTGTCTTAGAATTGCCCGGAGACATAGCTAAGATAGCAAAAGCTGAAATGACAAAATAGGACAAAGAATTTTCTAAGCCGCTGGTGCTGTAGTGCAGAAAAAACTTTGAAAAAAATAAGAGTATAAAACAGAGTCCCAAAATAATAAGTTTTGAGATGTCCAGCTTTTTGCTTTTTGAATAGGCAAATTTTAAAATTAAAAAGAATGTTGCTCCCGAAAATAATAAATTAATAAATATTGGGATTGATAATATTTTATTTTCAGAAAAACCAAATAAATTTAAAAATAGGTCTGATATATACGTTAAAGGTATAGATAGTAATGTAAATAATGGTGATGTTGATACATAGGTGCGTTCTGCAAAATTCCAGACAAGCCCAAGCCCATTAATTACATTGTATGATTGATAAACAACAGATAAACCGTCTGAAGAAACCCACCTGTAATGATAGGCCAGGGCTAGATAAATCAAGCCAATGGTAACCATTAGCCAGAATTTGAGGTCCTTAATGAAGTTCATCTTTAATAAATTGTTTTTCTACCTATACTTTTATAGTGGAATCCATTTTGTTCAGGGACTTCCAACGGGTACATGTTTCTTCCGTCAAAAATGACTTTATTCTTCATTTTCTTGGCCATCAGTTCAAAATTCGGATTTTTAAACTCAGGCCATTCCGTAGCAATAAACAGGACATCTGCATCTTCAAGAGCATCATACATTCCTTTGGCATACTGTATTTTGTCACCGATAAGTTTCTGTACATTACTTTCTGCTACCGCATCATATGCAGCAATTTCTGCACCTTTTTCCAGTAAAAGAGCAATATTGTCTAAAGAAGATGCTTCTCTGATGTCGTCTGTGTTAGCTTTAAAGGCCAATCCCCACATCGCAATTTTCTTTCCTTTGATATTTCCTCCGAAATATTTTTCGATCTCTGAAACCAGAATTACTTTCTGGGCAGTATTTACTTTTTCTGTAGCCTCCAGAATCTGGAAATTAAAGTCTTCCTGTATCCCGGATTTTATAAGGGCTTTTACATCTTTAGGGAAACAGCTTCCACCATATCCGATACCCGGGAATAAGAATCTGTGACCAATTCTGTCGTCACTTCCCATTCCTAGCCTTACTTTATCTACGTCAGCCCCTACTTTTTCACAGTAATTGGCAATTTCATTCATGAATGTGATTTTCACAGCAAGGAATGAATTGGCTGCATACTTCGTAAGCTCTGATGATTTCTCATCCATAAAGATAATCGGGATTCCCGTATTGGTAAATGGCTGGTAAATTTTAGCCATGATACCTTTTGCTTTCTCGGAGCTGGCGCCTACCACTACTCTTGACGGGTTCATAGAATCTTCCACAGCAAAACCTTCTCTCAGGAATTCCGGGTTGGAAACTACGTCAAAAGGGATATCCGTTTTAGAAGAGATCACTTCTCTTACTTTGTCAGCAGTTCCCACAGGAACTGTACTTTTATTAACGATGACCTTATATTCCGTCATCATTTCTCCGATATTGTTGGCAACCTGAATGACATATGAGAGATCTGCAGATCCGTCTTCTCCCGGCGGTGTTGGCAGCGCAAGGTATATAACTTCACTTTTGTCCAAAGCTTCCTTAAGATCGGTGGTGAAAAATAATCTTTCGGATTGAATGTTTCTTAAGAACATTTCTTCAAGGTTCGGCTCATAGATGGGAACTACGCCGTTTTTCATACCTTCAACTTTCTTTTCATCAATGTCAACACAGTATACTGAATTGCCAAGTTCTGCCAGGGTAGTACCTGTTACCAGCCCTACATAACCTGTTCCTACAATTGTTATATTCACAATGTTTATGTTTTTAAATTCACGGCAAAAATAATAAAAATACTTCATTGTCCTGCTTAATTTATCATAATGAAAGAATTAAGGTACTGAGTTGATAACTAAGCAGGTTTTGCTTTTTTAGAAAAAATGCGTATATTTGCAATGGATTTACAGGAAAAAATGGGAAGGCTTCGGAAGAAAGCCTTTTTTCGTACTGGTAAATCAAGATATTTAATGTATGGAGTTTAAAAAAAGAATTGAAGAATTATTAAATGAATTCCTTGAGAACAGGGAGGATTTGTTTCTTGTAGATCTTAAGATTTCTGCAGGAGATGATATTACTGTGATCCTGGATGGTGATAATGGAGTGACTCTTCAGGATTGCCTTGATGCAAGCCGGGCCATAGAGTTTAATATGGATCGTGAAGAGCATGATTTCAGCCTTCAGGTAATGTCTGCAGGACTGAGTGAGCCGATGTCTGCCCCAAGACAGTACAGGAAAAATTTAGGAAGAGAAATAGAAGTATTGCTGAATGATTCTTCCAAAATTGAAGGTGAGCTGGCCAATGCAGATGATGAAAAGATCACACTTATTTTACGCTACCGCAAACCGAAAGATATCGGGAAAGGGAAAGTGGATGTGGAGGAAGAAAAAGAAATTCCTTACTCCGAGATAAAAAAGGCATTAGTAATAATTAAATTTTAAAAGAAAAAAGAATAGATGGATAATATAGCGTTGATTGAATCCTTTGGTGATTTTAAAGACGAAAAAGGGATCAGTAAGATTGATCTTATGGCGATTATTGAAGACTCACTGAAGACTCTTCTCAGAAAGAGATATGATTCGGATGATCATTTTGATGTAATTGTGAACCCTGATAAAGGAGATTTTCAGATATTTTTAAATAAAACGATTGTAGAAGACGAAATGTCTGAAGATGATGATCTGGAAATTGAACTTTCTGAAGCTAAGAAAATAGACCCTACTTTTGAGGTAGGTGAAGATTTTACAATGGAAATTCCTGTAGCTCAGTTGGGAAGAAGAAATATCCTTACCTTAAAGCAAATCCTGGCGACAAAACTTCAGGAGCACAATAATGCAATGCTTTATGAGCAGTTCAGAGATAAAATCGGGGAAATTGTTATCGGAGAAATCCACCACATCCGTCACAAACATGTGATCTTATTGGATGATGAGGAAAACGAGTTCATTTTGCCGAAAGAAAACCAGATCCCGTCCGATTTCTTTAAAAAGGGCGAAAATATCAGAGCTATTGTTGAAACAGTAGATTTTAAAGGTTCAAAACCACAGATTATTATTTCCAGAACTGCACCTAAATTCCTGGAGAAATTATTAGAGCTGGAAATTCCTGAAATCCAGGACGGAACCATTATGCTTAAAAAAGTAGTGAGAATTCCTGGTGAAAAGGCGAAGATTGCAGTAGATGCTTATGATGACAGAATAGATCCTGTAGGTGCTTGTGTGGGAGTGAAAGGATCAAGAATTCATGGGGTTGTAAGAGAGTTGAGAAATGAAAACATTGATGTAATTCAGTGGTCTAAAAACCCTGAAATTATGGTAAAAAGAGCTTTAGGAAATGTTACCATCAATAAAATTGACATCAACGAGGAGGCAAACTATGCATTGGTTTACACCCCGGTTGAAGAGATTTCCAAAGTGATCGGAAAACAGGGACAGAATATCAGACTGGCTTCCTGGTTATCCGGATACGAAATAGATGTTTACAGAGAATCCAGCGAGGATGACGATGTTGATTTGAGAGAATTTAATGACGATATTGAGCAGTGGATTTTGGATGAATTTAAGAAAGTAGGTCTTACTACTGCAAAATCAGTATTGGATAAAGATACTGAAAGCCTTCTGAATATGGTAGATCTTGAAGAAGAAACCATTGAAGACGTAAAACGAATTCTGAGAGAAGAATTTGAAGATTAAGATTTTAATGAATTTTAATAAACAGTAAAAAGAAATACTTTAATTTTAAGAATTAAAAAAATAGTAAATAATATAGATGCCAAAAATAAGATTAAATAAAGCGGTTAAGGAATTCAATATTTCGATGTCCAGATTAGTAGAGTTTTTACAGTCAAAGGATTTCGAAGTTGAAAGCAATCCTAACGCTCAATTAGAAGAAGCGGCATATTCTGCATTGGAGGCTGAGTTTGCCAAAGACGGTGAACAGCGAAAGGCTTCCCATGAGGTGGTGATTACCAAAGTTCCGGAAGAAAAACTGGAAATTGAGGAAAAGAAAACCCCTGAAGTAATAAGAGCTAAAGCAAACAAACCGGAAACTAAAATTTTAGGTAAAATAGATCTTGAATCTAAAGCTCCCGAAGTTGAAGAAGCTCCTGCGACACCTGCGCCTGTAGCAGCACCGGTTGAAGAAAAGAAAGAAGAAGTTGTGGCCGAGCCGGAAGTTAAAGCAACTCCTGAAAAACAGGAATTCAAAGTTCTGGATAAAATTGATCTGTCCCAAATAGAATCCAGGAATAGACCTGTAAAAAAAGATAAACCCAAAATGGAGGAGAAAAAAGAAGAGGAAAAACCGGCAGAACCTGTGAAAGAAACTCCAAAACAGCCAGAACCTGTTGAAAACAAGGTTGAAGTTCAAGAATCTACTGAATCTGATTCTCAGGAACCACAGAAAATAGAAACCGTTTATCAGAAACTGGATGGTCCTAAGATCGTTGGTGAAAAGATCGACTTAACACAATTTGCGCCAAAACCCGGTGCAGGTGCTAAAAAGAAAAGAAAGAGAATTGAAAAACCCGGAGGCCCGAATAACCAACAAGGTCAGGGAAATAACCAAAACTCAGGAAATAACAACAACCAGGGAGGGCAGGGAAATCGTCCACACAATAATGGAGGCCCTGGAGGAAACCGTCCGCAAGGTCAGGGAGGCCCTGGAGGAAACCGTCCACAAGGACAAGGAGGCCAGGGAGGTAACCGTTTCGGGAACAACCAGGGTAACCGTCCTCAAGGTCAGGGAGGCGGATTCAAAAAAGGTCCGGGTGGAAACAACAACAGGCCAGGACAAAGAACCATGCCTGTTGAGCTTACTGACGAGCAGGTTAAAAACCAGATCAAAGAAACTCTTGAAAAGCTTACCAATAAAGGAGGTAAATCTAAATCTGCAAAACACAGAAAAGACAAGAGAACATATCGTAGAGAACAGGATGAACGTCAGCAGGAGATCGATGCTCAGGACAGAACATTAAAAGTTACCGAATTCATCACAGTAGGTGAACTGGCTAGTTTAATGAACGTTTCTCCTACAGAAGTAATCTCTGCTTGTTTCTCCCTTGGAGTAATGGTAACCATGAACCAAAGATTAGAAGCTGATACCTTATTATTGGTAGCTGATGAATTTGGATATAAAATTGAATTCTCTGATGCTGATCTTGAAGAAAGCGATGCAGAAGACGAAATCGACAACGAAGAAGACCTTCTTCCAAGAGCACCAATCGTAACCGTAATGGGACACGTTGACCACGGTAAGACATCCTTACTTGACTACGTTAGAAAAACCAATGTTATTGCCGGTGAATCAGGAGGTATTACCCAGCACATCGGAGCTTACAACGTAAAATTAGAAAACGGACAAAGAATTACATTCTTAGATACACCTGGTCACGAAGCGTTTACCGCGATGAGAGCCAGAGGTGCCCAGATCACCGATATTGCAATTATTGTAATTGCTGCCGATGATGATGTAATGCCTCAGACGAGAGAAGCAATTTCCCACGCACAGGCTGCAGGAGTGCCAATGATCATTGCGTTGAACAAAGTGGACAGACCAAATGCGAATCCTGACAACATCCGTCAGCAACTTTCAGGAATGAATATCCTGGTAGAAGAATGGGGTGGAAATGTTCAGTCGCAGGAAATTTCTGCAAAGTTTGGTAACAATATGGATGTTCTGTTGGAAAAAGTATTGCTTCAGGCAGAAATGCTTGATCTGAAAGCTAATCCGGACAGAGCCGCTCAGGGTGTTGTTATTGAAGCTTCATTGGATAAAGGAAGAGGATATGTTGCCACTATGCTGGTGCAAACAGGTACTCTAAGAGTAGGAGATTATGTAGTTGCAGGTAAAAACCACGGTAAAGTAAAGGCTATGCTTGATGAAAGAGGTAGAAGCCTTAAAGAAGCAGGTCCTTCAATTCCTGTTACTATCTTGGGATTAGACGGAGCGCCTACAGCAGGTGATAAGTTCAAGGTATACGCAGACGAAAGTGAGGCTAAAACCATTGCCAATAAGAGAGAGCAGTTGCAAAGAGAACTTTCAATAAGAACCAAGAAACATACTACGCTTGAAGAACTTGGAAGAAGAATTGCTTTAGGTGAATTCAAAGAACTTAACATTATTCTTAAAGGTGATGTGGATGGTTCCGTAGAAGCACTATCCGATCAATTACAGAGATTATCTACAGCAGAGATCAACGTAAATATTCTTCACAAAGGAGTAGGGCAGATCACTGAATCTGATGTTAACCTGGCTACTGCATCTGATGCAATTATTATCGGATTTAACGTAAGAGCCGGTGCTAATGCTAAAGATTTAGCAGATAAAGAAGAAATCGAAATCAGAACATATTCAGTTATTTATGCCGCAATTGATGAGGTTAAAGAAGCGATGGAAGGTATGCTTTCTCCTGAGATTAAAGAACAGGTAATTGGTAATGTTGAAATCAGGGAAGTATTCAAAATCTCTAAAGTAGGTACCATTGCCGGATGTATGGTTCTTTCAGGTAAAGTAACAAGAAGCTCTAAAGTGAGAGTACTGAGAGACGGTATCGTTAAATTCGATGGAGAGCTGGAAAGTTTAAAACGTTTCAAAGATGATGTAAGAGAAGTGGCCAAAGGTTACGAGTGCGGATTGAACCTGAAAGGTTATAACGATATTGAAATCGGAGACATTCTAGAAGTTTACGAAGAAGTAGCTGTTAAAAAGAAGCTTA contains the following coding sequences:
- a CDS encoding DegT/DnrJ/EryC1/StrS family aminotransferase; translated protein: MINFLDLKKINLKHQEEIENKLLSVFRSGWYLLGSELKNFETNLASYIGSEYALGVANGLDALRLIFRAYIELGIMQPGDEVIVPANTYIASVLALSDNGLVPVFVEPDASTYNIDISKIEEKITPKTKAILIVHLQGRIVFSEELKNIAAKHNLKIVEDNAQAIGAEWKGIKSGNLGDAAGFSFYPGKNLGALGDAGAVTTNDKDVFEAIRAIANYGSNQKYVNTYKGLNSRLDEIQAAVLDVKLKYIGHENGTRREIAKKFISGINNPKIILPENPADENEHVWHVFVIRTENRDELQAYLTEKGIGTIIHYPIPPHKQEAYKEYNHLSFPVTEKMHEEVLSLPISSVLEEKEIQAIIEAVNGFQA
- a CDS encoding acyltransferase, with the protein product MKFNNRNVYISEKATIGKNVRIGDNTVIYDNVIIGDNSIICNDCIIGEPINDYYFNSGYENPETILNEGAFIRSHSIIYAGSVFGKNFSTGHRVTIREHSKFGNNCRIGTVSDIQGYVEFGDNCWLHSNVHIGQQSKIGNYVFIYPYVVFTNDPTPPSDICTGPTVGDFSQIAVGTVLLPAAEIGKHCLVGAQSLVGGKYDDYSLVIGNPAKKIKDVRELKSRNADKSHYPWPYNFSRNMPWEEEGFENWKLKNGYEND
- a CDS encoding sugar 3,4-ketoisomerase, giving the protein MEYNKPQIITFDKIGSSQLGYITIAETQKNVPFEIKRVYWTYYTPHDVTRGGHAHKALQQFIFAVSGTITFNTEDKDGNKETFTLDHPTKGLYIPKLVWRDIQFSHNAVLLCLASEVYDEEDYFRDYESFKRTTKER
- the rfbA gene encoding glucose-1-phosphate thymidylyltransferase RfbA, which encodes MKGIILAGGSGTRLYPLTIAVSKQLMPVYDKPMIYYPLSTLLLAGIKDILIITTPHDQPGFIKLLGDGSQIGCNIEYVVQPSPDGLAQAFILGDKFIGNDPVALVLGDNIFYGSGMGTLLKEKTNPDGGVVFAYHVSDPERYGVVEFDDNLKAISIEEKPLHPKSNYAVPGLYFYDNEVVEIAKNIQPSTRGELEITDVNNVYLNKGKLEVGVLDRGTAWLDTGTFDSLNDASEFVSVIEKRQGFKIGCIEEIAFRNKFINEEKLLETAEKYGKSGYGEYLKQLVRK
- the rfbB gene encoding dTDP-glucose 4,6-dehydratase, which gives rise to MKNIIITGGAGFIGSHVVREFVKNNPDTTIINLDALTYAGNLENLKDIENEPNYVFEKADITKPEELRKVFEKYNPDAVVHLAAESHVDRSITDPMAFINTNVNGTANLLNLCKEFWTLNPDHTHGRFPDEKRTNLFYHVSTDEVYGSLGETGFFLETTAYDPQSPYSASKAASDHLVRAYGNTYGMPFIISNCSNNYGPNHFPEKLIPLCISNIINERPLPIYGDGKYTRDWLFVIDHAKGIHQIFNEARTGETYNIGGFNEWQNIDLVKELIKQMDSKLGKQEGYSEKLITFVKDRPGHDKRYAIDATKLNKDLGWKPSVTFEEGLSKTIDWYLENKEWLENVTSGDYQKYYENQYN
- a CDS encoding UDP-glucose dehydrogenase family protein, producing the protein MNITIVGTGYVGLVTGTTLAELGNSVYCVDIDEKKVEGMKNGVVPIYEPNLEEMFLRNIQSERLFFTTDLKEALDKSEVIYLALPTPPGEDGSADLSYVIQVANNIGEMMTEYKVIVNKSTVPVGTADKVREVISSKTDIPFDVVSNPEFLREGFAVEDSMNPSRVVVGASSEKAKGIMAKIYQPFTNTGIPIIFMDEKSSELTKYAANSFLAVKITFMNEIANYCEKVGADVDKVRLGMGSDDRIGHRFLFPGIGYGGSCFPKDVKALIKSGIQEDFNFQILEATEKVNTAQKVILVSEIEKYFGGNIKGKKIAMWGLAFKANTDDIREASSLDNIALLLEKGAEIAAYDAVAESNVQKLIGDKIQYAKGMYDALEDADVLFIATEWPEFKNPNFELMAKKMKNKVIFDGRNMYPLEVPEQNGFHYKSIGRKTIY
- the rimP gene encoding ribosome assembly cofactor RimP, whose amino-acid sequence is MEFKKRIEELLNEFLENREDLFLVDLKISAGDDITVILDGDNGVTLQDCLDASRAIEFNMDREEHDFSLQVMSAGLSEPMSAPRQYRKNLGREIEVLLNDSSKIEGELANADDEKITLILRYRKPKDIGKGKVDVEEEKEIPYSEIKKALVIIKF
- the nusA gene encoding transcription termination factor NusA, coding for MDNIALIESFGDFKDEKGISKIDLMAIIEDSLKTLLRKRYDSDDHFDVIVNPDKGDFQIFLNKTIVEDEMSEDDDLEIELSEAKKIDPTFEVGEDFTMEIPVAQLGRRNILTLKQILATKLQEHNNAMLYEQFRDKIGEIVIGEIHHIRHKHVILLDDEENEFILPKENQIPSDFFKKGENIRAIVETVDFKGSKPQIIISRTAPKFLEKLLELEIPEIQDGTIMLKKVVRIPGEKAKIAVDAYDDRIDPVGACVGVKGSRIHGVVRELRNENIDVIQWSKNPEIMVKRALGNVTINKIDINEEANYALVYTPVEEISKVIGKQGQNIRLASWLSGYEIDVYRESSEDDDVDLREFNDDIEQWILDEFKKVGLTTAKSVLDKDTESLLNMVDLEEETIEDVKRILREEFED